DNA from Thermoplasma acidophilum DSM 1728:
TCCTACCGCAGGATGAACGAGATTGATTATTGTTATCGAAAAGAATGCGCAAAATCCTTAATATTTCAACATAATATCTAAGCAAATGCGCTTCAGATTTCATCTTTCTTCGCTTCCCTATTTCGAAAAATGGTTTATAATGGGCATAATAATAGGCATAATATCCGGCCTCGGCGCTCTTGCATTCTATTACGCCATCAGGCTCTTCGAATACCTTTTTCTGACAAGGATGGTCGGAATAGCCCTCCCGAGGCCGTTAGGGGAAGGCGGATCCCTTGTATACCTTTACAGTGTGCGGTACTTTTACCTCATACCTGTTTCGGTGGCCCTTGGTGGGCTCTTTTCCGGCTTGATCGTTTATACATTTGCACCTGAGGCTGAGGGCCACGGTACCGATGCCGCCATAAGGGCCTTTCACAACAATCAGGGGAAGATAAGGCGCAGGATACCTGTTGTGAAGACCATAGCATCAGCCATAACCATAGGGTCTGGCGGAAGCGCGGGAAGAGAGGGCCCAACAGCACAGATATCTGCTGGCCTAGGATCCATGGTTGCGGATCTGTTGGGCCTTAGCGATTCAGACAGGCGCATAGCGGTAGCCGTAGGAATCGGATCAGGTATAGGAACGATATTCAAGACTCCGATAGGCGGTACCATGCTTGGGGCTGAGATACTATACAAGAGGGATCTCGAGACCCAGGCAATATATCCATCACTGGTGGCAAATGCCATAGGATACTCGATCTTCGCTTCGGTTGTTGGCTTTGAGCCCATATTCGGATACTACACCGGATCGTTTAACGTTGAAAGAATACCGTACTATGCCATACTCGGCGTCATTTCTGGGCTCTTCGCAATATTCTATGTCCGCTTTTTCTATTTCATGGTCTCTGTTTTCAAGAGGATGCGCATAAGCAACTACTATAAGCCGGTCATAGGTGGTGCTGTCACCGGATTGATAGCTCTTGCTTTTCCCGAAATAATGTCCACGGGGTATGGCTGGGTTGACCTGTTGATGTTCCAGAAATTCCAGTACTTTCCAACCTTCGGCATCCCCATACTCATAATACTGATCGCGCTGCCCTTCGTCAAGGTATTTGCAACCTCCTTCACCGTTGGTTCCGGTGGAAGCGGAGGAGTTTATGCTCCTGGAATATTCATAGGCGCATCACTTGGAGCTGTGGCTGGCCTCGCCTTCCACTACGCAACGCCATCTCTTGTTCCGATCATAACGCCCTTCGTCATAGTAGGAATGATATCGTTCTTCGGTGCCGCCGGAAAGGTCCCACTTTCTGTGATACTCATGGTCGTCGAGATGACTGGAAGCCTGCAGTTGCTTCCTGCGGCGATGATAGCGGTTTTCATATCATATCTGGTTTCTGGCAAGTACTCAATATACCACAATCAGGTCGATGACAGGAGGAGCTCTCCGGCACACTTCGGCGAATTCAACACGCCGGTCTTGCTTGACATAAAACTCAAGGAAGTGACTTGCAAGGATGTCAGCATAAGAGATGACACAGACGTAGAAGAGGCAAAGAGGATCATGGAGGAAAATGATATTGCGGCTGTACCTGTGGTGCTCTACAAGCGCCTGATCGGTGCGGTATACCTATTCGATATCGCAGAGGCAACAAGCGGACCAGTAAGCCCATACATAAAAAGAGGCATAACGTACCTGAGATCCACTAACAACGCCGAGGAGGCCTGGGAAGTCATGATGAGAAATAAGACAACCTGGTGCCCCATAGTGGATGACGGCGAGTTCAAGGGCATAGTCACGCTCAGATCGATACTGGACGCTTATCATGAAAAGGTTACCATGGCCAAGGATACGGCCAGCGTTTTCGAGTAAAGAGAAGCCTATTTCCGAATTATCCAAACGTTATCATAATTTCTAACAAATTCCGCTGTGCGTATTCTGATTATGTTGTAGTAAGCGTTGGTGGCAATTATTCACATATATGACGATAATTCATATTATGGAAAAGTAATAAATACTTCGTTTCGATTATCCATTAATAATAATTCAAAAGTGATGCAAGATGATGTGCCTTTCAGAAGAACAGCAGATTCTGAGAACAAGCATAAAGGATTTTGTGAAAAGGTATGTGGTACCAGGGCTGAATGAAATCAAGAATGATAGATTTCCAAGGGATATCCTGAGAGAACTGGGAAAGAATGGCTTCTTCAACGTTATGATACCTGGCTTTGGAGTCCAGGACAGCTACTCGTATTCCCTCATCGTTGAAGAGCTTGCATCGGCATCACCGTCCCTGGCGTGGCTATATGTGACGCATGTGGCTGCGGCCTATGCCCTTTCAAGGATGGGCAGCGAAGATCAGAAATCGCAGTACATAGAGAAGATGGCCGATGGAAGGCTGTTGGCAACGATAGCAATAACCGAGCCTGCATCCGGGGCAACGGCTTCTGCAGTGCAGACAAAGGCTGAATTCGATGGGAAGGCCTGGGTCATCAACGGATCGAAGACATTCATAACCATGGCTTCGGATGCAGATGCGTTCATCATAATGGCAAGATCCGATTCAGAAAAACCGGCATTCACCGATTTCATCCTAAGATCCGATGACAGAGGCGTATCAAGATCGGCGTCCCTGAAAGGCAGCGGAATGCCGGGGATAGGATGGGGAGAGATCTTCCTCGAAAACGTGGAAACCGGACAGGATAGGGTACTCGGGAACAGAAACGAGGGCATAAAGATAATACCGACGATAGCCAAGGTTTTCACCATAGGTGCGGCATCAATATCGCTGGGCATCATGGATGTGCTGAATGCAAATGCCCTGGAACACATAAGGGAAAGGAAGATCAACGGCTCGTCGCTTTCTTCATTTCAGGTCGTCCAGGACAGGTACCTGCACATGTACACGAACGGCCAGGCAGCAAGCGCTCTAATATACCGTGCAGCCATCAACGATGACATAAAACTGGCGTACGCCGCAAAGGTGTTTGCAACAGAAAAGGCAATAGAGAATGCTGTGACCGCATCAAGGCTTTTCGGCGCAAACGGGTATGAAAGATCCGTCGGCATAGCCTCTTACATCGACGATGCGCTGGCTGTGCCCCTGCACTTCATAAACAATGACGTACTCACAGGCCTCTTCATGAATTCGGTTTAATTCTTTCAATTTTTGGCGGCAGTATGTAAAAGAATTTACCCATGTATGGAACCTTTGATATTTTTCCGTATTTGACCATATGATCCACAAATTCGGCCGATTCGCCAGATCTTTCGATAACCTCCAGCAGCGCGTCCTCACGCATGGGATGGACGGCAAGTATGTTCAGGATCTCATCCTCCAAGCTCTCGCCTGTGAAGAATTCTGAACCTTCATATCCTGTTAACAGTGAAACCTTTGTATTGCCAAGATGATTGTTGAATACCTGGAATGCGGCATTGATCAGTTCATCCGACGGTGGTTTCACATATTCCTCGGCAGGCGGCCTAGTTGGAACGGATATGTACGCCAGATCCAGCTTTCGCAGGGATGAGAGGTATTCAGCGATGATATGGATTTCGCCAAGATCCTGAATTCCGTCGACAAGCATGGTCTCCGTGGCCAGAATGCCGTGATACTTCTCTGAGAACTTCCGTATGCCGTCAAGTATGATCGAATGGTTCAAGCTGCCATGGGGTCTGTCTATGATCTTCCACTTCACATCGTCTATGGCGTCCACTTTCAGCGAGACCCAGTCAGCGTCCATCAGATCTGAAGCAACATCTTCATTGTCGATCAGAGAAGCGTTGGAGATGACTGCGACTTTCATCCCTGTTGATTTTATCGCTTCTATGTGCTTTCCGAGGTTAACGTCAAGCGTGGGCTCTCCATCCGGTACAAAAGTTACGTAGTCTATGCGGCCGCCACCCGTCCGGACTTCTTCAATCTTCCTAGTCAGTGCATCAAGTATATCATCAGTGGAATAGAACTCCTGCCTTTTTATTGAGAAATTGATGGTGCGTCCGATCTGGCAGTACACGCAGGAATACGAACATATTTTTCTCGGTATATTGTTGACGCCAAGGCTGAAACCCAGCCTGCGTGAAGGTACGGGCCCAAAAAGGAGTCCTTCAAAATTCATGCTT
Protein-coding regions in this window:
- a CDS encoding radical SAM protein; its protein translation is MNFEGLLFGPVPSRRLGFSLGVNNIPRKICSYSCVYCQIGRTINFSIKRQEFYSTDDILDALTRKIEEVRTGGGRIDYVTFVPDGEPTLDVNLGKHIEAIKSTGMKVAVISNASLIDNEDVASDLMDADWVSLKVDAIDDVKWKIIDRPHGSLNHSIILDGIRKFSEKYHGILATETMLVDGIQDLGEIHIIAEYLSSLRKLDLAYISVPTRPPAEEYVKPPSDELINAAFQVFNNHLGNTKVSLLTGYEGSEFFTGESLEDEILNILAVHPMREDALLEVIERSGESAEFVDHMVKYGKISKVPYMGKFFYILPPKIERIKPNS
- a CDS encoding chloride channel protein — encoded protein: MRFRFHLSSLPYFEKWFIMGIIIGIISGLGALAFYYAIRLFEYLFLTRMVGIALPRPLGEGGSLVYLYSVRYFYLIPVSVALGGLFSGLIVYTFAPEAEGHGTDAAIRAFHNNQGKIRRRIPVVKTIASAITIGSGGSAGREGPTAQISAGLGSMVADLLGLSDSDRRIAVAVGIGSGIGTIFKTPIGGTMLGAEILYKRDLETQAIYPSLVANAIGYSIFASVVGFEPIFGYYTGSFNVERIPYYAILGVISGLFAIFYVRFFYFMVSVFKRMRISNYYKPVIGGAVTGLIALAFPEIMSTGYGWVDLLMFQKFQYFPTFGIPILIILIALPFVKVFATSFTVGSGGSGGVYAPGIFIGASLGAVAGLAFHYATPSLVPIITPFVIVGMISFFGAAGKVPLSVILMVVEMTGSLQLLPAAMIAVFISYLVSGKYSIYHNQVDDRRSSPAHFGEFNTPVLLDIKLKEVTCKDVSIRDDTDVEEAKRIMEENDIAAVPVVLYKRLIGAVYLFDIAEATSGPVSPYIKRGITYLRSTNNAEEAWEVMMRNKTTWCPIVDDGEFKGIVTLRSILDAYHEKVTMAKDTASVFE
- a CDS encoding acyl-CoA dehydrogenase family protein — its product is MMCLSEEQQILRTSIKDFVKRYVVPGLNEIKNDRFPRDILRELGKNGFFNVMIPGFGVQDSYSYSLIVEELASASPSLAWLYVTHVAAAYALSRMGSEDQKSQYIEKMADGRLLATIAITEPASGATASAVQTKAEFDGKAWVINGSKTFITMASDADAFIIMARSDSEKPAFTDFILRSDDRGVSRSASLKGSGMPGIGWGEIFLENVETGQDRVLGNRNEGIKIIPTIAKVFTIGAASISLGIMDVLNANALEHIRERKINGSSLSSFQVVQDRYLHMYTNGQAASALIYRAAINDDIKLAYAAKVFATEKAIENAVTASRLFGANGYERSVGIASYIDDALAVPLHFINNDVLTGLFMNSV